The Oncorhynchus masou masou isolate Uvic2021 unplaced genomic scaffold, UVic_Omas_1.1 unplaced_scaffold_2___fragment_2___debris, whole genome shotgun sequence genome includes a region encoding these proteins:
- the LOC135538706 gene encoding ras-related protein Ral-A-like, whose protein sequence is MATAKPKGQNSLALHKVIMVGSGGVGKSALTLQFMYDEFVEDYEPTKADSYRKKVVLDGEEVQIDILDTAGQEDYAAIRDNYFRSGEGFLCVFSITEAESFAATADFREQILRVKEDESAPFLLVGNKSDLEDRRQVSAEEAKARAEQWGVCYVETSAKTRANVDKVFFDLMREIRARKMEDSKEKNGKKKRKSLAKRIRERCCIL, encoded by the exons ATGGCAACCGCAAAGCCCAAAGGGCAGAACTCTCTGGCCCTCCACAAAGTGATCATGGTGGGCAGTGGTGGAGTGGGGAAGTCAGCCCTCACTCTGCAGTTCATGTATGACGAG TTTGTTGAGGACTATGAACCAACCAAAGCGGACAGCTATAGGAAAAAGGTAGTTCTGGATGGGGAGGAGGTCCAGATAGACATCCTGGACACTGCGGGACAAGAGGACTATGCTGCCATCCGGGACAACTACTTCCGCAGTGGGGAGGGCTTCCTCTGTGTCTTTTCCATCACTGAGGCAGAGTCGTTTGCAGCTACAGCAGACTTCAG GGAGCAGATATTGCGGGTGAAGGAGGATGAGAGTGCACCCTTCCTCCTGGTGGGGAACAAGTCTGACTTGGAGGACCGGAGGCAGGTCAGCGCGGAAGAGGCCAAGGCGCGTGCTGAACAGTGGGGCGTGTGCTACGTGGAGACCTCTGCCAAAACCCGTGCCAATGTCGACAAG GTATTCTTTGACCTGATGAGAGAGATCCGAGCAAGGAAGATGGAGGACAGTAAAGAGAAAAACGGCAAGAAGAAAAGGAAAAGTTTGGCCAAGAGGATTCGAGAGAGATGCTGCATTTTATAG